The following proteins are encoded in a genomic region of Spirosoma sp. SC4-14:
- a CDS encoding NAD-dependent deacylase, with protein sequence MKKIVVLSGAGISAESGIPTFRASDGLWENHRIEDVATPEAWLRNPDLVQDFYNQRRKQALSVEPNAGHLALVKLEQYFDVTIITQNVDNLHEKAGSSKVVHLHGELFKSRSTKDPSLVYDVEGWELKRGDLCEKGSQLRPHIVWFGEAVPMMDVAYDITDEADIFIVVGTSLNVYPAAGLVYAVRRGVPIYVVDPHSPDVQGRSNVTFIVEPATTGLTKLTDQLIAEA encoded by the coding sequence ATGAAAAAGATAGTCGTACTTTCAGGAGCAGGCATTAGTGCCGAAAGTGGTATTCCAACGTTTCGTGCATCGGATGGACTTTGGGAAAACCATCGGATCGAAGATGTGGCGACTCCCGAAGCCTGGCTACGGAACCCCGATCTGGTGCAGGATTTTTATAATCAGCGTCGGAAACAGGCACTGAGTGTCGAACCCAATGCCGGGCATCTGGCACTGGTGAAACTGGAACAGTATTTCGATGTGACAATCATTACCCAGAATGTCGATAATCTGCACGAAAAAGCGGGCTCATCGAAGGTTGTTCACCTGCATGGAGAGTTGTTTAAATCCCGTAGTACAAAAGATCCGTCATTGGTTTACGACGTTGAGGGATGGGAGCTTAAACGAGGAGATTTGTGCGAAAAAGGATCGCAGCTACGGCCCCACATTGTGTGGTTTGGCGAGGCCGTTCCGATGATGGATGTGGCGTATGATATTACCGATGAGGCCGATATTTTTATTGTGGTTGGAACATCGCTGAATGTATATCCGGCTGCAGGATTGGTGTATGCTGTTCGGCGGGGTGTGCCCATTTATGTCGTTGACCCACACAGCCCGGATGTTCAGGGGCGATCGAATGTAACGTTTATCGTGGAGCCTGCAACAACCGGACTCACAAAGCTAACCGATCAGCTTATTGCCGAAGCGTAA
- a CDS encoding OmpA family protein, whose protein sequence is MFANKTPWIVLLVLWMIGSTWWHVCKIKHLCADDALPASETAVTEPTVDTTPPGADGYTIADGNRFRLELPGNFSFAKSGANANLNTLGGSLEPLITYLKANPGRKVEIIGYYSPSETNTATFTNLGLARAEGIKQYLVQQGIPAASLTTIGTERNLSFTAKGDSLLGGLTFAFSGAELSTTGTESASVTAPAPITLTEPTTEADLAASEKFKSVFEPIDLYFSLGEANYIKTSDTEKFFTEATKYLSEHKDKKLQLTGHTDSSGPDEVNMRLSLDRANDVKAKLRKSGIPSSQIIVEAKGETQPKADNSTISGRKANRRVTVVVIQ, encoded by the coding sequence ATGTTTGCCAACAAAACTCCATGGATTGTCCTGTTGGTTTTATGGATGATCGGTTCTACCTGGTGGCATGTCTGCAAAATAAAGCATCTATGTGCCGACGATGCCCTTCCTGCATCAGAAACGGCTGTCACAGAACCTACAGTAGACACAACGCCACCCGGTGCCGATGGGTACACAATTGCCGACGGAAATCGCTTCCGGCTCGAACTACCCGGTAACTTTAGCTTTGCTAAATCGGGGGCCAATGCCAACCTCAATACCCTTGGCGGTTCGCTGGAGCCGCTCATTACCTACCTGAAAGCCAATCCCGGCCGGAAGGTAGAAATCATTGGCTATTATTCACCTTCGGAAACCAATACGGCTACCTTCACCAATTTAGGGCTGGCCCGCGCAGAAGGCATCAAACAATATCTGGTACAGCAGGGCATTCCGGCCGCATCGCTCACAACAATTGGTACAGAACGTAATCTTTCGTTTACGGCCAAAGGTGATTCTCTACTTGGAGGTCTTACTTTTGCATTTAGCGGAGCCGAACTTTCCACTACGGGTACCGAATCAGCGAGTGTGACGGCTCCGGCCCCCATTACGCTCACCGAACCTACCACAGAAGCCGATCTGGCAGCTTCTGAAAAATTCAAGTCAGTATTCGAACCCATTGATCTTTATTTCTCTCTCGGCGAGGCTAACTATATTAAAACCTCCGATACAGAGAAATTTTTTACAGAAGCCACGAAGTATCTGTCGGAGCATAAAGACAAAAAACTCCAGCTCACAGGCCACACAGACAGTTCAGGGCCCGATGAAGTAAACATGCGTCTATCGCTCGACCGCGCCAACGACGTAAAAGCCAAACTTCGCAAATCGGGGATTCCTTCTTCCCAGATTATTGTGGAAGCAAAAGGCGAAACGCAGCCTAAAGCTGATAACAGCACCATCTCGGGTCGTAAAGCCAATCGACGTGTAACGGTCGTCGTCATTCAATAG
- a CDS encoding ROK family protein, translated as MILGIEIGGTKLQLVTSDETGQIKQRFRYSVDSSLGASGIRTQIEAALAQLSEQPKAVGVGFGGPVDWQSGRIATSHQIGGWAGFNLADWLHEQLPAASIRIENDANVAALGEAKRGVATGFSNVFYITLGSGVGGGMIQNGRIYHGTTPGEAEIGHLWLIPPDEAGSPGQTIEQTVSGWAVDKQIRDLLPQLPADSVLKTRVQEAHLSGQTGGEARFLHPAYEASDPVARMLIEQIGSVVALGLSHVVHLFHPDALVLGGGLSLIGEPLRAAVRQALPRFVMKTFHPAPIVLLAKLGEDAVPIGALQVAQAGN; from the coding sequence ATGATTCTTGGGATTGAAATTGGCGGCACCAAACTACAACTGGTTACGAGCGATGAAACAGGACAAATCAAGCAACGCTTTCGGTATTCGGTTGATTCCTCACTTGGGGCCAGCGGTATCCGAACACAAATTGAAGCGGCACTTGCTCAACTCTCAGAACAACCCAAAGCGGTTGGTGTAGGCTTTGGCGGCCCCGTCGACTGGCAAAGCGGTCGAATTGCCACCTCGCATCAGATTGGTGGCTGGGCTGGTTTTAATCTGGCAGACTGGTTACACGAACAACTACCCGCAGCAAGCATACGAATTGAAAACGATGCGAATGTAGCCGCTCTTGGAGAAGCCAAACGGGGTGTAGCAACGGGCTTTAGCAATGTGTTTTATATTACACTGGGCAGCGGAGTTGGCGGAGGTATGATTCAGAATGGCCGGATTTATCATGGCACAACCCCCGGCGAAGCAGAAATCGGCCACCTATGGCTTATTCCACCTGATGAGGCTGGCTCACCAGGCCAGACCATCGAACAGACCGTTTCGGGCTGGGCCGTTGATAAGCAAATTCGTGATTTACTTCCTCAGCTCCCGGCTGATTCTGTACTAAAAACGCGGGTTCAGGAAGCCCACCTAAGCGGTCAGACCGGTGGCGAAGCCCGGTTTCTGCATCCGGCATATGAAGCCAGCGACCCCGTTGCCCGTATGCTAATTGAGCAGATAGGCTCTGTTGTGGCCCTTGGCTTGTCGCACGTTGTTCATTTGTTTCATCCCGATGCCCTTGTACTTGGCGGTGGCCTCTCGCTCATTGGCGAACCGCTGCGGGCCGCTGTGCGTCAGGCTCTCCCTCGTTTTGTAATGAAAACCTTTCATCCAGCTCCGATCGTGTTGCTGGCTAAACTGGGTGAAGATGCCGTACCGATTGGCGCTCTGCAGGTAGCACAGGCAGGAAATTAA
- a CDS encoding carbon-nitrogen hydrolase, whose product MSKKVNIGLVQMSCSADVEANILKAMDGVREAAQKGAQIVCLQELFTSLYFCDVEDHHNFSLAEAIPGPTTERLGKLAGELGVVIIASLFEKRAQGLYHNTTAVLDADGSYLGKYRKMHIPDDPGYYEKFYFTPGDLGYKIFDTKFARIGVLICWDQWYPEAARITALMGAEILFYPTAIGWDTNEPDPNQNTEQYNAWQTIQRSHAIANGVHVVSVNRVGREADQQFWGGSFVTNPFGSLLYLAPHDQEIVHVQEVDLALSDKYRTTWPYFRDRRIDSYQPITKRYIDE is encoded by the coding sequence ATGTCGAAAAAAGTTAATATTGGTTTGGTTCAGATGAGTTGCTCGGCCGATGTCGAAGCAAACATTCTGAAAGCGATGGATGGTGTTCGAGAAGCGGCTCAAAAAGGCGCGCAGATCGTTTGTTTGCAGGAATTATTCACATCGTTGTACTTCTGCGATGTTGAAGATCATCATAATTTCAGTCTGGCCGAAGCTATTCCAGGACCAACTACCGAACGGTTAGGAAAACTGGCGGGCGAGCTGGGTGTCGTTATCATTGCTTCGCTGTTCGAAAAACGGGCTCAGGGGCTCTACCACAACACAACAGCAGTACTCGATGCCGATGGCAGCTATCTGGGCAAATATCGCAAGATGCACATCCCCGACGACCCCGGCTATTACGAGAAGTTTTATTTCACGCCCGGCGATCTGGGCTATAAAATTTTCGACACAAAATTTGCCCGAATTGGTGTGTTGATCTGCTGGGATCAGTGGTATCCCGAAGCCGCCCGGATTACAGCACTGATGGGTGCCGAGATTCTTTTCTACCCCACCGCTATTGGCTGGGATACCAACGAGCCCGATCCGAACCAGAATACAGAACAGTATAACGCCTGGCAAACCATTCAGCGCAGCCATGCCATTGCCAACGGGGTTCATGTGGTGTCGGTCAATCGCGTTGGGCGCGAAGCCGATCAGCAGTTCTGGGGCGGTTCGTTCGTGACGAATCCGTTCGGTTCACTGCTTTATCTGGCCCCCCACGATCAGGAAATTGTGCATGTGCAGGAAGTCGATCTGGCCTTATCCGATAAATACCGCACCACCTGGCCTTACTTCCGCGATCGGCGAATCGACTCCTATCAGCCAATTACAAAACGATACATCGACGAATAA
- a CDS encoding Gfo/Idh/MocA family oxidoreductase has protein sequence MTTRRSFLHTVALTGAATTILPNALWGATRPAKDKLGVALVGLGYYSTDLLAPALQKTKNCYLAGIVTGTPAKAEKWKKQYNIPDKNIYSYQTFDQIANNPDIDVVYVVLPPSMHEEYVIRAAKAGKHVWVEKPMAVTAKECQNMIDACAKNKRSLAVGYRLHHEPNTQEYVKVLRSGGIGKVQMVSCSAAYYDARTDHWKQKKEMGGGVMYDMGVYVIQGARLATGEEPIALTAQQYTTRPEVYKNGLDETSMVQLVFPSGARAALQTSYGMNMNYLDVTGSKGRLRMEPYSAYNGQKGSWPGGVIEHSYEVPWQQTKQMDDDAEAILNNKPMLVPGEEGLRDIRIVEAIYQAAHSGREVKLS, from the coding sequence ATGACTACCCGCAGAAGCTTCCTGCATACGGTTGCGTTGACCGGCGCAGCCACCACTATTTTGCCCAATGCCCTCTGGGGGGCTACGCGCCCCGCTAAAGACAAACTTGGTGTGGCATTGGTTGGTTTAGGCTACTACAGCACCGATCTGCTGGCTCCGGCTCTGCAAAAAACAAAAAATTGTTATCTGGCAGGTATCGTAACCGGCACGCCCGCCAAGGCCGAGAAATGGAAAAAGCAGTACAACATTCCTGATAAGAATATTTATTCGTATCAGACGTTCGACCAGATTGCCAATAATCCCGACATCGATGTGGTGTATGTGGTATTGCCGCCATCGATGCACGAGGAGTATGTGATTCGGGCAGCCAAGGCTGGTAAGCACGTTTGGGTCGAAAAACCAATGGCCGTAACGGCTAAAGAATGCCAGAATATGATCGATGCCTGCGCGAAAAATAAACGGTCGCTGGCAGTAGGGTACCGGCTGCATCATGAACCCAATACGCAGGAATACGTCAAAGTTCTACGCAGTGGCGGTATTGGTAAGGTGCAGATGGTGAGTTGCTCGGCTGCATATTACGATGCCCGCACTGATCACTGGAAGCAGAAAAAAGAAATGGGTGGGGGTGTCATGTACGACATGGGTGTTTATGTGATCCAGGGCGCCCGGCTGGCCACTGGCGAAGAACCTATTGCCCTTACGGCCCAGCAGTATACAACCCGGCCTGAGGTCTATAAAAATGGGCTCGACGAAACCAGCATGGTTCAGCTCGTTTTTCCGAGCGGAGCGCGGGCTGCGCTACAAACCAGCTATGGCATGAACATGAACTATCTGGATGTGACCGGTTCAAAAGGCCGACTGCGCATGGAGCCTTATTCGGCTTATAATGGCCAGAAAGGGAGCTGGCCCGGCGGTGTAATCGAACATTCCTACGAAGTGCCCTGGCAACAGACCAAGCAAATGGACGATGATGCCGAAGCGATTCTGAATAATAAACCAATGCTGGTGCCGGGCGAAGAGGGCCTGCGTGATATTCGGATTGTCGAAGCCATCTATCAGGCCGCTCACAGCGGACGGGAAGTAAAACTTAGCTAA
- a CDS encoding cold shock domain-containing protein: MQTGTVKFFNETKGFGFIVPDAGGEDIFVHASGLIDQIRENDKVKFNVERGKKGLNAVNVEIA, translated from the coding sequence ATGCAAACAGGAACAGTAAAATTCTTTAATGAGACCAAAGGGTTTGGTTTCATTGTACCCGATGCCGGTGGTGAAGATATCTTTGTACACGCTTCTGGCCTCATTGATCAAATCCGTGAAAACGACAAAGTGAAATTCAATGTCGAACGCGGAAAGAAAGGCTTAAACGCCGTGAATGTCGAAATAGCTTAA
- a CDS encoding Tex family protein, producing the protein MSQFASNQPARNTSAAPVRENTIEQRIAAQLGLSSRSVAATIELLTGGATVPFIARYRKEATGQLDELQIGQIKDAHQKMLELDKRRDAILKAIDEQGKLTDDLRRKLAATDSLTELEDLYLPYKQKRKTRATLAIERGLEPLANLIMLQRETNLDRSAQRYLTDVVPTIDDALQGARDILAERISEDADARQRIRNLFDREAIIRSVVKKNKETEGVKYKDYFDFAEPLRRVPSHRLLALRRGETEGFLSVSISPDEEAAIERLERQFIGRYSGSAACSEQLSLAIRDGYKRLLKPSLETEFDNLSKAKADAEAIRIFADNLRQLLLSPPLGPQRVLAIDPGYRTGCKTVCIDAQGNLLIDTVLYLFQSENQKQQAAQTVRKLVEQYNIDTIAIGNGTAGRETEEFIQSLALGKPIFMVSEQGASVYSASEVAREEFPDRDVTVRGAVSIGRRLVDPLAELVKIDPKSIGVGQYQHDVDQTDLKNSLDTVVESCVNQVGVSLNTASAYLLRYVSGLGPQLAGNIVSFRAQNGAFTSRDQLKKVPRLGPKAFEQCAGFLRIEGAENPLDNSAVHPERYAVVERMAKDIKATVADLIRKPELRKQIQPERYVTDSVGLPTLRDILAELEKPGRDPRERLSVFEYDARIRSVEDLHEGMVLNGVVTNITAFGAFVDIGVKQDGLVHVSQLANHFVSDPKTVVKVYQKVKVKVLEVDTRRKRIALSMKI; encoded by the coding sequence ATGTCTCAATTCGCATCCAATCAACCCGCACGGAACACCAGCGCAGCACCGGTTCGGGAAAATACCATCGAGCAACGGATCGCTGCACAGCTCGGGCTCAGCAGTCGGTCTGTAGCAGCCACCATCGAACTACTGACAGGGGGCGCTACGGTGCCATTTATTGCCCGTTACCGAAAAGAAGCTACTGGGCAGCTCGATGAATTACAAATTGGCCAAATCAAAGACGCTCATCAGAAAATGCTGGAGCTCGACAAGCGCCGGGATGCTATTCTGAAAGCTATTGACGAACAGGGGAAATTAACCGATGACCTCCGACGAAAACTAGCAGCAACCGATTCGCTGACCGAACTGGAGGATTTGTATTTACCGTATAAACAAAAGCGGAAAACACGGGCTACGCTGGCCATCGAACGTGGGCTGGAACCGCTGGCCAATCTGATCATGTTGCAGCGGGAAACAAATCTGGATCGGTCGGCTCAACGTTATCTGACCGATGTCGTCCCAACCATCGATGACGCCCTGCAGGGTGCCCGCGATATTCTGGCCGAACGAATTAGTGAAGATGCCGACGCTCGCCAACGAATTCGGAACCTGTTCGACCGCGAAGCCATTATTCGCTCGGTTGTGAAAAAAAACAAAGAAACCGAAGGGGTAAAATATAAGGACTACTTCGATTTTGCCGAGCCGCTTCGGCGCGTGCCTTCGCACCGGTTACTGGCATTGCGTAGGGGAGAAACGGAGGGTTTTTTGTCGGTTAGCATCAGCCCCGATGAAGAGGCTGCTATCGAACGGCTGGAACGGCAGTTTATCGGGCGATATTCGGGTTCGGCAGCCTGTAGCGAACAGCTTTCGCTGGCCATTCGGGATGGCTACAAACGGTTGCTGAAACCATCGCTCGAAACAGAATTCGATAATCTCTCCAAAGCGAAAGCCGACGCCGAAGCCATCAGGATTTTTGCTGACAACCTGCGGCAGTTATTGCTTAGCCCTCCACTTGGCCCTCAGCGTGTGCTGGCCATTGATCCTGGCTACCGGACGGGCTGCAAAACTGTTTGCATTGATGCACAGGGTAATCTGTTGATCGATACAGTACTCTACCTGTTTCAGTCGGAAAACCAGAAACAGCAGGCTGCTCAGACCGTTCGGAAACTGGTCGAACAATACAACATAGACACGATCGCTATCGGGAATGGTACGGCTGGCCGCGAAACCGAAGAGTTTATTCAAAGCCTTGCTCTGGGCAAACCTATCTTCATGGTAAGCGAACAGGGCGCATCGGTATATTCGGCTTCTGAAGTGGCCCGCGAAGAATTTCCAGATCGCGACGTAACCGTTCGGGGGGCAGTCAGCATTGGTCGCCGACTTGTAGACCCGCTGGCGGAACTGGTTAAGATTGATCCGAAATCCATCGGTGTGGGGCAGTATCAGCACGACGTCGATCAGACCGATCTCAAAAACAGTCTGGATACCGTAGTGGAAAGTTGTGTGAACCAGGTTGGTGTTTCGCTGAACACGGCCAGCGCCTATCTGCTGCGGTATGTGTCGGGGCTGGGGCCTCAGCTTGCCGGAAACATTGTTAGCTTCAGAGCCCAGAATGGAGCGTTCACCTCACGCGATCAGCTCAAAAAAGTACCGCGTCTGGGACCCAAAGCGTTTGAGCAGTGCGCAGGTTTTTTACGTATCGAAGGTGCCGAAAACCCACTCGACAACAGTGCCGTACATCCCGAACGGTATGCGGTGGTGGAGCGAATGGCTAAAGACATCAAAGCAACAGTTGCCGACCTGATTCGTAAGCCCGAACTGCGCAAACAAATCCAACCCGAGCGATATGTGACCGATTCGGTGGGCTTGCCGACGCTGCGCGATATTCTGGCCGAACTCGAAAAGCCGGGCCGTGACCCGCGCGAGCGGCTTTCGGTATTCGAATACGATGCCCGTATTCGTTCGGTCGAAGATCTACACGAAGGAATGGTGCTGAATGGCGTTGTCACAAACATTACGGCCTTTGGTGCTTTTGTTGATATTGGTGTCAAGCAGGATGGGCTCGTACACGTTTCGCAACTGGCCAATCATTTCGTTTCTGACCCTAAAACTGTGGTGAAGGTGTACCAGAAAGTAAAAGTTAAAGTGCTGGAAGTGGATACGAGACGCAAACGGATTGCGTTATCTATGAAAATTTGA
- a CDS encoding C40 family peptidase: protein MQQCWSRDLWRPVLLSACLLSLLSSCEVLRSSGPSHSVSRRSPASSSVARRSSSTRSTNRSPTGSAKAAGKVVDTRTYENRYVPEVVKIARTYTGTPYRTGGNTTSGIDCSGLVYAVFNTVGLRMPRVSWQQSEVGREVEVNEIQPGDLIFFVPDKGQAGYVSHTGIVTEVNGANNIRFIHASSSRGVREDNLYSDYFKGRFVKALRPF from the coding sequence ATGCAACAATGCTGGTCGCGGGACTTATGGCGTCCCGTTCTACTTAGCGCTTGCCTGCTATCGCTGCTTAGTTCCTGTGAGGTTTTGCGTTCGTCAGGGCCTTCTCATTCGGTTAGTCGTCGTTCTCCTGCATCGAGTTCCGTAGCGCGTCGGTCGTCATCGACCCGGTCTACCAATCGTTCGCCAACTGGTTCGGCAAAAGCAGCCGGTAAGGTAGTCGATACCCGAACCTACGAAAATCGGTATGTGCCCGAAGTGGTAAAAATTGCCCGAACCTATACCGGAACGCCTTATCGAACAGGTGGTAATACAACCTCTGGTATCGATTGTTCGGGTTTGGTATATGCCGTGTTCAATACAGTTGGTCTGCGGATGCCGCGTGTTTCCTGGCAGCAGTCGGAAGTAGGTCGTGAAGTGGAAGTGAATGAGATTCAGCCCGGCGATCTGATTTTCTTTGTACCCGATAAGGGGCAGGCGGGCTATGTGTCGCATACGGGCATTGTTACGGAGGTGAACGGCGCCAACAACATCCGATTTATCCATGCTTCCTCGTCGCGGGGTGTGCGCGAAGACAATTTGTATTCCGATTATTTCAAAGGTCGGTTTGTGAAGGCATTACGACCCTTCTGA
- a CDS encoding GIY-YIG nuclease family protein, with product MHTVYIIYSPSTDQYFIGQTKDLKIALWQHNAKTNPVTADGKPWEVKFKQQFDTRNEALSLEMKLKNRDRTFWEELILSAQPTI from the coding sequence ATGCATACCGTTTATATTATTTATAGCCCCTCGACCGATCAGTATTTCATTGGGCAGACGAAAGATCTGAAAATCGCGTTATGGCAACACAACGCCAAAACAAACCCTGTTACGGCCGACGGTAAACCTTGGGAAGTGAAGTTTAAACAACAGTTTGACACACGCAATGAGGCCCTTAGCCTCGAAATGAAATTGAAGAATCGAGACCGCACTTTTTGGGAAGAACTCATACTTAGCGCTCAACCAACTATCTAA
- a CDS encoding DUF3299 domain-containing protein has translation MNRILVVLLVASFAAFSFRPQTSFVPNHGTVPPVVSAAAEPVKLSWEVLRDVTFKKKWYAEESVYMLYPTFGQGVQKLNGKTVELTGYVLPVDLESNLYVLSAFPYSACFFCGGAGPESVVSLKFKKAGKKFKTDERRTFRGTLKLNADNIYELNYILADAEMLDQ, from the coding sequence ATGAATCGCATTCTCGTTGTTCTGCTTGTTGCCAGCTTTGCTGCCTTCTCGTTCCGTCCGCAGACGTCGTTCGTCCCGAACCACGGAACTGTTCCACCAGTTGTCTCTGCAGCGGCTGAACCAGTCAAATTGTCGTGGGAGGTCCTGCGCGATGTTACTTTCAAAAAGAAGTGGTATGCCGAAGAATCGGTATACATGCTGTATCCAACGTTTGGACAGGGTGTTCAAAAACTCAACGGCAAAACGGTAGAACTAACCGGCTATGTGCTACCCGTCGATCTGGAATCGAACCTGTATGTGCTATCGGCTTTTCCGTATAGTGCCTGTTTCTTCTGCGGTGGCGCTGGCCCGGAGTCGGTTGTATCGCTCAAATTCAAGAAAGCGGGCAAGAAATTTAAGACCGACGAACGCCGGACGTTCCGGGGTACGCTTAAACTCAATGCCGACAATATTTACGAACTGAACTACATCCTGGCCGACGCCGAGATGCTTGATCAATAA
- a CDS encoding sensor histidine kinase, with product MSELLNDNTKNDQAIPFRFTRLYVTLFLILGILLTGSEILTQWRLNSVQDELWIIRYTALQRHQSQQIVKQALQVMDVKERDNFYLNRDELRQIFRTFERYHLQSRSGQVKVHNVNIPNSPIVQRLYDEIAPEFDAFRRSVGHLITLKSPEEINNSDAQASLELLLANEKPFLEEIDAIVRHLTGELRYQLSVLESIEFYIYLVSIIVLAGIGVLIFRPATRRLKQTIEQLVEAEQQASIANRELLSVNKSLNETRQKLFEATRLQYKQEIDDQKLRTSYLMAGQEDERKRLSRELHDGLGQMLTAIKLQIEGLEANLKRSAPEPDNANWAAQSKSIGNLKKLVTQTIQETRTISNNLMPTVLSDFGIVPAIKMLAENDRSDSLDVTFESNLTIDDGRLDKNVEIMLYRITQEAISNAVRHAHPSHIHIELIAREKYIHLVVTDDGRGFRLANQRSAVPRPSKNGRAPSQGLHNMQERAKLLNGKLKISSVPGKGTKVQVSIPYQMQSVHYDAN from the coding sequence GTGTCTGAACTACTCAACGATAACACAAAAAACGACCAGGCAATTCCCTTTCGGTTCACTCGCCTGTATGTAACGTTGTTTTTGATTCTGGGTATTCTCTTAACCGGAAGCGAGATTCTGACGCAGTGGCGGCTAAACTCTGTGCAGGATGAACTGTGGATCATTCGTTATACGGCCCTTCAGCGGCATCAGAGCCAGCAAATTGTGAAGCAGGCGTTGCAGGTAATGGATGTGAAAGAGCGCGATAACTTTTACCTGAATCGCGACGAGCTACGCCAGATCTTCAGGACCTTCGAGCGCTACCATCTTCAAAGCCGGAGCGGGCAGGTGAAGGTGCATAACGTGAATATTCCGAATTCGCCAATCGTGCAGCGGTTGTACGACGAAATAGCTCCCGAATTCGACGCATTCCGGCGGAGTGTTGGCCACCTCATAACCCTGAAAAGTCCCGAAGAAATCAACAATTCCGACGCTCAGGCGAGTCTGGAACTATTGCTGGCAAACGAAAAACCCTTTCTGGAAGAAATAGATGCCATTGTTCGGCATCTGACGGGCGAACTCCGTTATCAGCTTAGTGTGCTCGAATCCATTGAGTTTTATATCTATCTCGTTTCTATCATCGTTTTAGCAGGAATAGGGGTGCTGATTTTCAGACCGGCCACCCGGCGTCTAAAACAAACCATCGAACAACTTGTTGAGGCCGAGCAGCAGGCCAGCATTGCTAACCGCGAGTTGCTCAGTGTAAATAAATCGCTGAACGAAACGCGGCAAAAACTATTCGAAGCCACTCGTTTACAATACAAGCAGGAAATCGACGATCAGAAACTTCGGACCTCATATCTGATGGCAGGGCAGGAGGACGAACGGAAACGCTTATCGCGGGAACTGCACGATGGGTTAGGGCAGATGCTGACAGCGATTAAGTTGCAGATCGAGGGGCTGGAGGCTAACTTAAAACGGAGTGCGCCAGAACCCGATAATGCAAACTGGGCTGCACAGTCGAAAAGTATCGGTAACCTGAAAAAATTAGTTACGCAAACCATTCAGGAAACGCGTACTATTTCAAACAACCTGATGCCGACGGTATTAAGTGATTTTGGTATTGTTCCGGCTATTAAAATGCTGGCCGAAAACGACCGTAGCGATTCGCTGGATGTTACATTCGAATCGAACCTAACCATAGACGATGGGCGTTTAGATAAAAATGTGGAAATAATGCTTTACCGGATTACGCAGGAGGCCATCAGCAATGCGGTGCGACATGCGCATCCGTCGCATATTCATATTGAGTTGATTGCGCGCGAAAAATACATTCATCTTGTTGTTACTGATGATGGCAGAGGCTTTCGGCTGGCCAACCAGCGGTCGGCTGTTCCGAGGCCTTCTAAAAATGGGCGTGCTCCTTCGCAGGGCTTACACAACATGCAGGAGCGTGCCAAATTACTCAATGGTAAATTAAAAATTAGTTCAGTACCCGGAAAGGGTACCAAAGTTCAGGTAAGTATTCCCTATCAGATGCAATCCGTTCATTATGATGCCAATTAA
- a CDS encoding response regulator transcription factor — translation MLVDDHSIVRDGIRLLLEQAEGLEIIDEANDGEEALEKLKSHQPDVVLMDISLPGMSGIQTTQVITRLYKSVRVLMLSMHNNEDYILRSVEAGAYGYILKDSSSDEMIKAIRMIAAGEKYYSSPVASIILSGYMQQLKKGSKQGREVQPSRLSNKEKEILQFLVDGMSSREIAERLQLSVRTVDNHRANMMRRLQVRNAAELVRIAVEEKLI, via the coding sequence ATGTTAGTGGACGACCACTCAATTGTCCGCGATGGAATTCGGCTTTTGCTGGAACAGGCCGAAGGGCTCGAAATTATCGATGAAGCCAATGATGGCGAAGAGGCTCTCGAAAAACTAAAATCGCATCAGCCCGATGTTGTTCTGATGGATATTTCACTGCCGGGGATGTCGGGGATTCAGACCACACAGGTAATTACCCGGTTGTATAAGAGCGTTCGGGTGTTGATGCTGTCGATGCATAATAACGAAGACTATATTCTTCGCTCGGTAGAAGCAGGAGCTTATGGCTATATTCTGAAAGATTCGTCGTCTGACGAAATGATCAAGGCGATTCGAATGATTGCCGCAGGTGAAAAATATTATAGCTCACCAGTAGCCTCCATCATTCTGAGCGGGTATATGCAACAACTGAAAAAAGGCAGCAAGCAGGGGCGTGAGGTTCAGCCATCGCGTTTGTCGAATAAGGAAAAAGAAATTCTGCAATTTCTGGTCGATGGCATGAGTAGCCGCGAAATTGCCGAACGGCTTCAGCTTAGCGTTCGGACGGTCGATAACCACCGAGCCAATATGATGCGCCGGTTACAGGTTCGGAATGCTGCCGAACTGGTTCGGATTGCTGTTGAAGAAAAACTGATTTAA